The window AGGAGCGGTCACGATATTCGAAGCCGATGGGCATTGTGCAGGTGACCGGTCTCATGCGCCTTTCGGAGCCGGGCGGCGGCTTTCTGCGCGGCAATGCGCCTGCAGCCGACCGCTGGTATTCACGCGACGTCGCCGCCATAGCCGCCGCTCGTTCGCTTCGCTCGCCCGTCGCCAATTATTTCATTGATGCGGAGCATGATGGCCTCAAAGATGCCCTGCCGATGGGCGGTCTTACCGTTCTGACATTTCCCAATAATCATCTTTCCTACGCTGCCACATGGTTCGCGCTGGCAGCCATGGCCGCTGGCGCTTACATGATCGTCATGCGGCACGAATGGAAAGAGCGCGGGACATGACGCCGAAAACGCCCCTCAGCGCGCGCTGGCTACCCAGCAAATGGCCCGCCGACGCCGCGGGGCGCAAGAATATGGCGCTGCTGGTGCAACTGCGCTGGATCGCGATCGCGGGGCAAGTCGGGACCATAGCCTTCGTTCACTGGGGCATGGGCATCAACCTTCCGGTCGCGGCGATGCTGCTGGTAGCATCGGTCGCTGCGATTGTGAATGTCATCACGTTCGCCGCGTTACGCCGCCGCACGGATGTCGCCCATGCAGAGCTTTTCCTGGCTCTGCTGTTTGACGTGCTGCTCCTCACAGCCCAGCTTTATCTGTCCGGCGGGGCGACCAACCCATTCATCACCCTCTACCTCCTTCAGGTTGCATTGGGCGCCGTGTTGCTCGACCGGCTCAGCATCTGGGGCATTGTCCTGATGTCGATGCTGTGCGCCGCGCTGCTTTCCTTCGCGTACCGGCCCCTCGGCCTCACCGACGCATTGGAAGGGCATCTGTTCGACCTGCACATTGTCGGGACATGGATCTGTCTCGCCATGATAGCCATTCTGCTCGTGCTGTTCATGACCCGCGTCACCGGCAACCTCCAGGCGCGCGAAGCCTATCTGGCTCAGCTTCGCCAGCAGGCAGCCGAAGAAGAACATATCGTCCGCATGGGTCTCCTCGCTTCGGGCGCGGCCCATGAACTGGGTACGCCGCTCTCCCAACTCGCGGTCGTACTCGGCGATTGGCGGCGCATGCCAGAGATCACCGATCACCCGCCGATGGTGGAGGAAGTGGAAGAAATGCAAGCTGCCGTTCAACGCTGCAAGGCGATCGTGACCGGCATCCTGCTATCCGCCGGCGAAGCTCGCGGGGAAGCCCCGCAAGTCACCAATGTCCGTGACTTTATTGAAGGCATTGCCACTGCTTGGCGCGATGCCAATCCGGGCATGCCATTGCGATGCGATTTCGGCCCTCACGACTATCCACTTATCATCGCGGACCCCGTCATCCGACAGGCGATCGGCAATCTGCTCGACAACGCGCGGGAAGCGGGCGGCACCTATATCGACTTGCTTGTCGGGCGCGACAGCACATCGCTCAATATTGCCGTTCGTGACAATGGTTGCGGTTTTTCGCCGCAGATGCTCGCTGATTTCGGTAAACCCTATCGCACCAGCAAGGGTAAGCAGGGTGGCGGGCTTGGCCTGTTCCTGGTGGTCAATGTTGTCCGCAAACTGGGCGGCAGCGTCTCGGCCAGCAACGGCGCAGACGGCGGCGCCCTGATCCTGCTCCGCCTGCCGTTGGGCACCGTCGCACTGGAGGATCAGCCCGATGACAAGTGAACGGGTTCTCATTCTGGTCGAGGATGACGAGGCCCTCGCCAAGACGCTGAAGCGCTCCTTCGAACGGCGCGACTATACGGTCCTGACCGCTGACAGCCACGCCGCAGTCCTTTCGCTGCTGGGAAATCACAAGCCCGGCTATGCTGTCGTCGATCTTAAGCTCGGCCCGGAATCTGGTCTGGTTTGCGTGCAGTCGCTGCATGCCCATAACCCCGAAATGCTGATCGTCGTCCTCACTGGTTTCGCGAGCATTGCAACTGCGGTGGAAGCGATCAAGCTTGGCGCGTCTCACTATCTCGCCAAACCATCCAATACAGACGATATCGAAGCCGCCTTTGCCCGGTCCACTGGCGACCCTTCAACCCCTCTCGCCCCGCGCCCGACGTCAATCAAAACGCTGGAATGGGAACATATCCATGAGGTGCTAAAAGACAGCGATTTCAACATTTCGGAGGCAGCGCGCCGCCTGGGCATGCACCGCCGTACACTGGCCAGAAAGCTCGCCAAGCGCCAGGTCGGGTGAAAATGCAGGTGGAGCGGGTGAGGGGAATCGAACCCCCGTCGTCAGCTTGGGAAGCTGCTGCTCTACCATTGAGCTACACCCGCGCGCTTGGGTGGGAATTAGCGGCTGTCCCCAACCGCGTCAACGACCTCGCCATCTTCCGCCCTACCGCACAACGGCTTCGGAAAAATAAGGGCCTATTTATAATGAGATGCCGCTTGGGCCTGTATGCGCCCCGCCAGCCGGGGAACGATCGACCAGTCAGCGTGTTCGCATGTTTCGATAACATATAATATTATGAGGGCTTTATGAGCACGGCGGAGCCGGAGAACTCTGGAAACCGCTTCGAGTTGCTTGTCCAGAGCGTCACAGATTACGCGATTTACATGCTATCGGTCGATGGCACGGTCATCAGCTGGAATGCTGGCGCGCGAAGGTTCAAGGGTTATGAAGCCGACGAGATCATTGGCCAGCATTTTTCCCGCTTCTACACGCCAGAGGATCAGGCAGCCGGCATACCTGCACTTGCATTGAATACCGCAGACCGGGAAGGCCGCTTCGAAGCCGAGGGATGGCGCGTGCGTAAGGATGGCACGCATTTCTGGGCCAATGTTGTCATCGATCCTATTCGCGATTCCGCAGGCCAGTTGATCGGCTTCGCAAAGGTGACGCGGGATTTGACGGAGCGGCGCGCGGCGCAGGAAGCGCTGCGAGCGAGCGAGGAGCGCTTCCGGCTGCTGGTCGAAAGCGTCACCGACTATGCGATCTACATGCTGGACCCCGTCGGCACCATCACCAGTTGGAACGCGGGCGCGCAGCGCTTCAAGGGCTATGCCGCGGGCGAGATACTGGGGCAGAACTTCTCACGCTTCTATTCGGAAGAAGATCGCATGGCCGGCGTGCCTTCCCGTGCGCTGGACACAGCGGCAAGGGAGGGTCGCTTTGAAGCGGAAGGCTGGCGAATTCGTAAGGATGGTTCACGCTTTTGGGCGAGCGTCGTTATCGACGCCATCCGTAACCCCATGGGCGAACTTATAGGCTTTGCGAAAATCACGCGCGATCTTACCGAAAGGCGAGAGACCCAACTCGCGCTGGAGGAAGCACGCGAAGCCATCTTCCAGTCACAAAAAATGGATGCGATCGGCAAGCTGACCGGGGGCGTTGCCCATGATTTCAACAATCTGCTTGCCGTTATCGTAGGCAGCCTGGACCTGGCCAGACAACGGCTTGGCACCGGCGCCGACATCTCCCGCTACATTGACAATGCAATGACTGCAGCCGATCGCGGCGCGACTCTGACGCAGCGCATGCTCGCTTTCGCGCGCAGGCAGGAATTGAGGTTAAGCAGTGTCGATTGCGTGGCCTTGATCCGCAACATGGCCGGGCTGCTGAAATCTACCCTGGGTTCGACCGTGACCATCGAGACCCGCTTTCCACTGATTCTTAGCTCCGCTCATGCCGACCCCGCCCAGTTGGAGCTGGCACTGCTGAATCTGGCCGTAAACGCCCGCGACGCAATGCCGAACGGCGGCCGGATCATTATAGAGGGCACGGACGCCAAGGTGTCGGCTGCACAACGGCCCGATCTGGCAACGGGTGATTATGTTTGCCTGTCGGTCATAGACGAAGGTGAAGGGATGGATGAAGTCACGCTTTCACGTGCTCGAGAACCCTTCTTCACGACCAAAGGGATTGGCAAGGGTACGGGTCTTGGCCTTTCCATGGTGCATGGTTTCGCCCAACAGTGCGGCGGATCCCTGATCATCTCCAGCGTGCCGGGACAGGGGACAAGCGTGTCGCTGTGGCTGCCGGTCGCCGTCGGGTCCGATGAACCATTACCCCAAGTCGAAGTGCAGCCTTTCGTCCCAAGCGTTGCGAGCGATCAGCCGTTGGTCATATTGGCGGTCGATGACGACGATCTGGTGCTGACCAACACGGCGGGGATGCTGGAGGAGCTTGGGCATACCGTGTTTCAAGCTGGATCTGGCGCCGACGCACTGCGCGTGCTGAGCGAGGGTGACGTCGATCTGGTCATTACCGATCATGCCATGCCTCACATGACCGGCGCTCAACTGGCAGACGCGCTGGATGAAAGCCATCCCGGCCTGCCCGTCATCATCATCACCGGTTATGCCGAACTCCCTCCCCACGCAACGAAGCGTCTGCGGCTCGATAAACCGTTCAGACAAGCGGACCTCGCACGCATCCTGGCGCTTGCTCACGGTGATCGCGCCAGCGGGCGGTCCATCTCACTTGAGCCACCGCCCAGGGATTTTTGAAGGGCCGACCGGCCCCTCCTCCCGATTTGGCACGGGAATGCGCCGATCTTCCTCATTATCGTCACCAATTACCTGGCGAATGCTGTTATAACAGCTGCGTCACAACATGCCCGTTACCACATTGCGGAGTACGCCCGAGGACATGAACGTCACGCCTTCCTTCTCTGGCCCTCGCAACGATCGTACGGACGGCCCGTGGGCAAACAGCCCAACCTCGCATTTCTTCACCTCGCTGCGCACACGTCTTCATTATGTGGATTGGGGCAATCATTCCGCTCCTACACTGATCCTGGTTCATGGTGCGCTGGACCATGCCCGCAGTTGGGACTGGACGGCGCGGGCGCTGGCCCGCGACTATCATGTGGTCGCCCTTGACCTTCGTGGGCATGGGGACAGTGCATGGTCTGCTGAAGGCGCTTATCTGATGGCAGACTTCGTCTATGATCTCGCACAACTGGTGGACCAGTTCAGTCGCGACAAGGTGACCCTTATCGGCCATTCGCTCGGCGGATCTTTGGTCCTGCGCTATGCTGGCCTTTTCCCGGATCGGGTCGAACGCCTGGTCGCGATCGAGGGGTTGGGCTTGTCGCCCCAGGCTATCAGGGAGAAGGCTGCACGGGCAGCACCGGACCGTTGGCGGGAATGGATCGAGCAGCGCCGTGCCAGCGCCCGGCAGACGGCGCGCCACTATCCCACGCTGGAGGCGGCAGTGGCCCGGATGCGGGAACGCAACGACCACCTGTCTGTCGAACAGGCGCTTCACCTGACGGCTCATGGCGTCAACCGCAACGAGGACGGCAGCTACGGCTGGAAATTCGATCCTTATCTCCGCAACCCCGCGCCGCAGGATATGGCGGATGATGAGCTGCCTAATTTCTGGAGGCGAATCTCCTGCCCCGTCCTACTCTGCCTGGGACTGGACAGTTGGGCGTCCAATCCCGTGAAGGATGGGCGAGCCGCTCATTTCCAAAACGCTCGGCTGGTCGAGTTCGCGCATGCGGGGCACTGGCTCCATCACGATCAATTCGACTCTTTCCTCGCGGAACTGCGCGCCTTTCTATGATCGAAAGGCCGCGATCGCCGTCTGATATTGCGCCTTCAGCTCCTCAATGAAGGACCCAGCCGGCTGAATTTTGCGAATCGCGCCTATCCCCTGTCCGGCGCCCCATACGTCACGCCAGGCTTTTTTTCCGTCATCAGCTATGGACGCCACATCCATATCGGCAGCCTTCGGCAGCTTCTCAGGATCAAGACCGCATGCTGCGATGCTTGCCCTCAGGTAGTTCCCATGGACGCCCGTAAAATAGTCAGAATAGACGATCTCTTCCGCGCCGCTATCGACGATCATCTGCTTATAGTCAGCCGCGGCATTCGCTTCCTCCGTCGCGATGAAGGGCGATCCCATATAGGCGAGATCGGCCCCCATCATCCGCGCTGCGGCTATCGATCGGCCGGTCGCGATGGCCCCCGACAGTATCAGCGGGCCGTCGAACCAGGCACGGATTTCCTCCACCAGCGCGAAGGGAGACAAGGTTCCCGCATGACCGCCCGCCCCCGCCGCAACGGCGATAAGACCATCGGCTCCCTTTTCGATCGCCTTCTTGGCGAACATGTTATTGATGACGTCATGCAGGACTATGCCGCCATAGCTGTGCACGGCATCGTTGACCTCCGGGCGGGCGCCAAGCGATGTGATGACGATCGGCACACGATACTTCACGCAAAGGGCGAGATCTTCCTCCAGTCGCGCATTGGTCTTATGCACGATGAGGTTTACGGCAAAGGGCGCATCCTGTTCCGTCAATGCTTCACCCAGCAGTTGAAGCCATTGCTCGAATATGCCCGACGGCCGCGCATTGAGCGAAGGGAAAGACCCTACGACGCCAGCGCGGCATTGGGCAATCACCAGCGCGGGTTGTGAAATGATGAACATCGGCGATGCGATGAGGGGCAATGAGAGACGTCCGTGAAGCAATGCAGGCAGGGACATGCGCGAACTCTTCTTCTTGTTCAGCTCACCGGTAGCAACAGCCATAGCCATGGCAAGCCGACTTTATAATGTGATACCCCAACGCCACGGCAATGACAGACGATAAGGTCAATCCCGCACGATTTTGAGAAGACGGCGCTCCACCGGAGCCAATATGCCTTGAAGCTCCGCTCCGCGTTTCAATATGTTGCCAGTCTCGCCAATCAGCGCCCACATACCCTGACGATGACGTAGCGAAGGACGTTTTTCTATCCGATATTCAGGTCGCTCGGCGGAGCGTCGGAAGGCGGAGAAAACGGCGGCTTCCCTGCCCAGATCAATGGCGTAATCCCGCCAATGACCGGCCGATACCATGCGCCCGTAAAGATCCATTATCCTTTGAAGCTCAAGCCGGTCGAAAGCCGTCTGTTCTGCCCTAGGGGCTTGAAACGGAAACGGCGTGACATTGGTCATCAGGCGCGGCCACGCTCCTGGAACAAGGGAATGTCATCGTCATCAGGGCTGACCGCCTTTGCATCCCGCTGCTCGATCAGGTCCGTCAACCGCTTCTGAAGCTGCTGGACCTCGGCCTGTAGCTGTTCCAGCTTATGCCTGTCGGGATCGTAGCAATCGGAGCATGGAGTGCCATAGGGCAAGAATTCCCGCTGATAGGCCGTAACATCCACCAACATCTGGCGCGCGGGGATGCCTACCATGGTCGCTGCTTCCGGCACATCCTTCGTCACCACGGCGTTGGCGCCGATGCGGGCGCGCGAACCCACCTGAATCGGCCCCAGCACCTGCGCGCCAGAACCAACGATGACGCCATCTGCCAATGTCGGGTGGCGCTTGCCCGCAATGCCGTTCGCAGGATCGGTGCCGCCCAGCGTGACATTCTGATAAAGGGTAACATCATCGCCAATTTCCGCTGTCTCCCCAATCACCGTGAAGCCGTGGTCAATGAAGAACCGTTTGCCGATACGCGCACCGGGATGGATGTCGTTGCCCGTCAGAAAGCGCGACAGGTGATTGACGGCACGCGCCAGAAAATAGAGGCGCGCGCCGTAAAGGCGATGCGCGACGCGATGAAATGCAAGCGACCATACGCCTGGATAAAGGAGTATTTCCGCACGGGAACGAGGCGCAGGATCGCGCGATTTCACCGAGTCCAGATAAGCAACAAGATTGCGCAGCATGCAGCGGCCCCTGAAAACCCAACTTTCCCTACATAATCGCGGGGGAACGGGTTTTCCAGATGCGGCTATTTCGGCTTGGTATCATAAAACAGAAAGTTTCTTGGCCGGGAATGATATACCAATCAAAGCAGTAGACAATTCAGTCAGAGGCCGAGGAATGACCGACCCCCTACTTGCGCATCTCAGCGATCTGTTGCCATTCATTCTTATCGGCTTCGGGGCGCAGGTGATCGATGGCGCTCTCGGCATGGCCTATGGCGTCATTTCCAGTACGCTCTTGCTGACGCTGGGCGTGCCCCCCAGCCGGGCATCGGCCAGCGTGCATGCCGCGGAAACCTTCACAACAGCAGTGTCAGCGCTCAGTCATATCGCGCATCGCAACGTCGACTGGCGGTTGTTCGCGCGCCTCGTCATTCCTGGGATTATTGGCGGCATAACGGGGGCTTATATTCTCTCCAACATCGATGGATCGATCATAAAGCCTTTTGTCCAAATCTATCTGACTGCGATCGGTGCATATCTCATCTGGCGAGGATTTCATCTTCCCCCTCATCCTCGCAATCCAAAATGGGTGGCGCCGCTCGGCCTTTTTGGCGGCTTCATGGACGCGACCGGCGGCGGCGGCTGGGGGCCGATCGTGACCTCCAACCTGCTGATCCAGGGGGCCAGCCCCCGTCACACGATCGGCACCGTCAATACGGTTGAATTCGTCCTGACGCTCTCCATCAGCCTCACATTCATTCTGCATCTGGGCTGGCAGGCATTCACGACCTACACTGTCGGCCTCCTGATAGGTGGCGTGGTAGCGGCGCCCTTCGGCGCGGTGCTTGCCCGTCACATTGCGCCCCGCCTGCTATTCATGGCGGTGGGCACGATCCTGACGCTGACGTCGCTGTTCGGCGTCGTCAAAGGGCTTGGATATATCGGATAATGCTCTTATCTTCGACTTTCTAATCGAGAAAGGCGATCAATGTCGAGCTACATGCCCACTCTCAAACAGCTGCAATATCTTGTCGCGCTGAAGCAGCATGGGCATTTCGGCAAGGCGGCAGATAGCTGTTACGTTACGCAATCCACCCTTTCCGCCGGCATTCGCGAGTTGGAATCCCTGATCGGTGTCACTCTGGTGGAGCGCACCCGCCGGGTGGTTCGCTTCACGGCCCTTGGCGATCGCATCGTGGAAAAGGCGCATCGTGTGCTGCGCGAGGCCGAGGAACTGGCGGCAATTGCCGAAGCATCGGGCAAGCCGCTGACCGGCGAGCTGCGAATGAGCGTCATCCCCACCATCGCACCCTTCCTGCTCCCCAGCCTGCTGCCTCGACTCCGGGCGGAGCGCCCGGAACTTAAACTCTATCTTCGGGAAGAGACCTCACAGACAGCTATCGAATCGCTGCGCCACGGCAATGTGGATTGCGTACTCTTGGCGCTTCCCTTCCCGACCGGCGACCTGGACAGCGAGCTGTTGTTTCAGGACCGGCTTTACGTCGCATTTCCCCACGACGATCCGCGCGATCCGCCCGAATGGATCGCGCCTGACACGATCGACGAAACGAAGCTGCTGCTGCTGGAAGACGGTCATTGCCTTAAGGACCACGCTCTTGCCGCATGCAATCGTCCCGAAATTCGCTCCAGCGCCATGATGATGGGCACGTCACTGCACACATTGGTGCAGATGGTCGATAACGGGCTTGGCATGACGATCATGCCTGAAATGGCGATCAATGGCGGTATATTGGATCACACGCGCATCACTGCGCGACCACTACGATCTGACCGATCGCATCGCGACATCGCCCTGGTCTGGCGGAAAAATAGTCCAAGGGAGAAGGAATTCCGGCTGCTCGCGGAAATCCTGCGAGACGCCGCCGATCTGCCTCAACCGAGCGTCGCCGCCTGATCAACCTATCCAGCCGCGCGCTTTCACGTCATCTTCGGCCCGCGCCTCCACCCAGGCGGTGGCGCCGTCAGCGAAATGCTCCTTTTTCCAGAACGGCGCCTCGGACTTGAGCCAGTCGATAAGGAAGGCGCAGCTTTCCAGCGCTGCGGTGCGGTGTCGCGATGCGGTCCCGACAAATACGATGCGATCGCCCGGCTCCAAGCGGCCAAAGCGATGGATGATCCGTATCCCCAAAAGTGGCCAGCGCGCCATTGCCTGCTCAACAATGCGCTCGACCTGAGGCGCGGTCATCGCGGGGTAATGGTGCAGTTCGAGCGCGGCCAGCCCATTTTCGCCGCGCACGATACCGGTGAAACTCGCAACGCCTCCGCCGCCGGTCGCCTCCAGTGCGGCCAATTCGATGGCGGGGTCAAAATCATCCGCCTGGATCGAAATCCGGTTCATCCACCCGTTACCGGCGGAAAGATCGCCAGCTCCTTCGCTTCACCGATCGGCGTTTCAAGCGGAACAAACCGCTGGTCGAGCGCCGCCCGCAGCCGCTGCCGGTCGCCCAGCACCTCGGCATAGCCGCCGCCACGATCGGCAAGCGAGGAGATAAGTTCTGCCACCGTAACGTCAGGCGCAGGCCGCTCTATCTGCTCAGCATCGCGACCGACACCTTCGCGAACCCAGGCGAAATAGAGGATGTCGAGCGTCGCCATGGGTCAATCCATATGCTTGATGCCGACCCGCAGATAGTCCCATCCGGTGATCAGCGTCAGTATGGCCGCAGCCCAAAGGGTCGCGATACCCGTAAGCTGCACAAAGGGGAAATGGGGCACTGCTCCGGCGAGGATCAATGCGCCAAGGGCGATGAGCTGGAACGCGGTCTTCCACTTTGCGAGCCGCGAAACGGGCACAGACACCTGAAGCCCGGCGAGGAATTCGCGGAGCCCGGATACGGCAATCTCGCGCAAAAGGATGATCATGGCGGCAGCGATGTGAATACCCGCAATGTCTCGCGTCGCAGCGAGCATCAGGATGACGGCGCCCACCATTATCTTGTCCGCGATCGGATCAAGGAAAATGCCAAGCCTCGACACTGCGCCCTGCGCCCGCGCCAGATAGCCGTCAAAATAATCAGTAATGCCCATCAGGCAGTAAAGCGCAAACGCCAGCGCATAGCCCGTCGTCCAGCGCGCACCGACCTCGGCCGGCCACAGCAATGCAACAAGCAGGGGCACGGTAAATATGCGCGAAAGCGTCAGCAGATTGGGCAGCGTCAGCATGGCGGCGACCTGCCACAGTCCGCGCCCTTGCACAAGCAGCCGCATCAATCCCCTTTATCCATCTTCATGCGTTGGGGGTTGGACAGAGGACGCGGCAACCGCTAGACCGCGCCCGCTACTCCACAGCGAAGAAGACCCCCTCGCCTATGCAAGCCTCCCTAAGGCTCCTTAACAAGCGACGTTTTCTGCCGCTTTTCATCACCCAGCTCCTCGGCGCATTCAACGACAACCTGTTCAAGAACGCGATGGTGCTGTTCGTCGTATACAGCGTCTACAATGATGAACGGTCCGAAACCTGGTTCAGCGCGCTTGCGACAGGCATCTTCATCCTGCCGTTTTTCCTTTTATCCGCGCTATCGGGGCAATTGGCTGACCAGCGCGACAAAGCGGTCATCATACGCTACGTCAAAGCGGCTGAAATCGTCATCATGCTGGTCGGCGCGGCAGGGCTGGCGCTGATCTGGAGCGGCATCGCAATTCACAGCCTTGCCATCCCGCTGCTGCTGTGCGCCCTGTTCGCTATGGGCGTTCACTCGACTTTCTTTGGTCCCATCAAATATGCGATCCTGCCCCAGCATCTGCACGATGACGAAGTGCTTGGCGGCACCGGGCTGGTGGAGGCGGGCACTTATATCGCGATTCTCGCAGGGACCATCCTGGCCGGCATCATCCCCGTCGAAGTGGCCGCAATCGGCATCGTGATCACCGCAGCGGTCGGCTATGCAGCGGGCAGGGAAGTTCCGCCCGCTCCCTCGCTACTCTCCCGGCAACCGATCGATTTCCACATCATCCGATCCTCCGTGGCGCTGGTGCGTGGCACGATGCATATCCGGCGCCTTTACCTAGCCATCATGGCGATCAGTTTCTTCTGGGCGGTCGGTTCGATCCTCTTCATCCAGTTCCCGCCACTCGTGAAGAATGTGCTGACCGCCGACAAGGCGGTCGCCAGCCTGTTCCTGGCGATCTTTTCCGTGGGCATCGCGATCGGGTCGATCGCGATCAACCGCCTTTTGAAGGGCCATGTGTCGGCGCGTTATGGACCCGCGTCGGTCATCGGCATGGGCCTGTGCATCGTCGCATTTCACATCGTATGCGATCTGTGGGCGCCTTCTCCTGACGGCGCGCGGCTTTCGCTCGAAGGCTTCCTCGCCCACCCGCTCGCACTCGCCCTGTCGGCATGCCTGCTGGGCGTGGCGACATTCGGCGGAATGTTCGTCGTACCACTCTACGCCTTCCTGACGACGACCGTTGAAAAATGCGAAGCGGCCCGCACGGTGGCGGCGAATAATATCGTCAATTCCGGGGCCATGGTGCTGGGATCCGTCTTCGCAATCGGCTTGAGCGTCGCGGGCATGTCCGTCGTCAACCAGTTGCTGCTGGTGGCTGCGCTGTGCCTTCCCTGCGCGTGGATCGCATGGACCCTTCACAAGGCATGCGATTGACGCCTGTTCTAGAAGATGAAGCTGTAGAACGCCGTGAAGAAAGCCCCGAAGCTGAGCAGGAACAGCTTCCAGTCGTTGTCATCCGATGTGGGGGCGGCGACATCCCGCACTTCCACCACATGCCGCGGTAACCGCTGGCGAAAGGGATGCCGAGCCGATTCAGTCGTCAGGATGAGTGGACGGGTTCGCATAGCCGCATGTTAACGCCTCATTTACCTTTTCGACCATCCCCAATCGTAGTTAATGCGCGGCTGTCCCACGGCAGGACAATCTTGACTGTATCAAACGAATAATACAGCATGACCGAACCGATGAGAGACCCCCTCCCCGCCCCCCAACCCGATCAACCGGCTCGCGAATTCGGCGCCGGGCCGCCCAGCGCCTTCCCCCACCCACGCCTTGGCGACGGCGGTTGCAGATCGCCGGATGGATGATGGCGGCCATGCTGGCATTGCTGATGCTGATGATCGCCTGGCTGGCGGTCACCGCGCCCCTCTCGCAATCGCTAAAGCCGATAGCGCCGCCCAGCGTCAGCCTGATGTCCGCCGACGGCCATCTCATCGCGCGACGCGGGGCAATGATAGACCGGCCCGTTGCGATTGCTGACTTGCCCAAGCATGTGCCTCAGGCCTTCATGGCGATCGAGGACCGGCGCTTCTACAGTCATTGGGGGATCGATCCGCGCGGCATAGCCCGCGCCGCGTGGCACAATCTATGGTCGGACGGCTCCTCTCAGGGCGGCAGCACCATCACCCAGCAGCTCGCGAAAGGCATATTTCTGTCCAGCGACCGGACCTTCGGCCGGAAAGCGCGGGAGGCGATGATCGCTTTCTGGCTGGAGGCCTGGCTGACCAAGGATCAGATTTTCGAACGATATCTGTCGAACGTCTATTTCGGCGACAATGTCTACGGCCTGCGCGCCGCCTCGCTCCATTATTTCAGCCGCCAGCCCGAGCGGTTGACCATTCCGCAAGCGGCTATGCTTGCAGGGCTTCTCAAGGCCCCTTCGCGCCTCGCCCCCACCGCCAACCTCGCAGGAGCGCGGGCGCGCGCCGCGCTGGTGACGCAGGCGATGGTGGAAGCTGGCTATATCGGCAAGTCCGAACGGGATCGCTTGCGTCCTGCCCGGCTGGACGTACGCGAGACACCGGATTCAACGACCGGGACCTATTTCGCCGACTGGGTTCTTCCACAGGCTCGCGACCGTGCAGGTGCGGTCTATGGCGCGCAGACCGTTTCCACGACCCTGGATTGGCGCGTGCAGCGGCTGGCCGAGGCCGCGATCCGACGCGCACCGCTGGGGAAGGCAGAGGCCGCGCTGGTGGCGATGAAGCCGGACGGCAGCGTGGTCGCGATGGTTGGCGGCAGGGATTATCGCAGGAGCAGCTTCAACAGGGCGGTGCAAGCCAAACGCCAGCCCGGATCGACTTTCAAGCTATTCGTCTATCTCGCAGCCTTTCGCGCAGGGATGACGCCGGAGGATTTCGTTGAAGATCGCCCTATCACCGCCGGCACTTACCGTC of the Sphingobium herbicidovorans genome contains:
- a CDS encoding NAD(P)H-dependent flavin oxidoreductase, which translates into the protein MSLPALLHGRLSLPLIASPMFIISQPALVIAQCRAGVVGSFPSLNARPSGIFEQWLQLLGEALTEQDAPFAVNLIVHKTNARLEEDLALCVKYRVPIVITSLGARPEVNDAVHSYGGIVLHDVINNMFAKKAIEKGADGLIAVAAGAGGHAGTLSPFALVEEIRAWFDGPLILSGAIATGRSIAAARMMGADLAYMGSPFIATEEANAAADYKQMIVDSGAEEIVYSDYFTGVHGNYLRASIAACGLDPEKLPKAADMDVASIADDGKKAWRDVWGAGQGIGAIRKIQPAGSFIEELKAQYQTAIAAFRS
- a CDS encoding DUF2794 domain-containing protein gives rise to the protein MTNVTPFPFQAPRAEQTAFDRLELQRIMDLYGRMVSAGHWRDYAIDLGREAAVFSAFRRSAERPEYRIEKRPSLRHRQGMWALIGETGNILKRGAELQGILAPVERRLLKIVRD
- the epsC gene encoding serine O-acetyltransferase EpsC, yielding MLRNLVAYLDSVKSRDPAPRSRAEILLYPGVWSLAFHRVAHRLYGARLYFLARAVNHLSRFLTGNDIHPGARIGKRFFIDHGFTVIGETAEIGDDVTLYQNVTLGGTDPANGIAGKRHPTLADGVIVGSGAQVLGPIQVGSRARIGANAVVTKDVPEAATMVGIPARQMLVDVTAYQREFLPYGTPCSDCYDPDRHKLEQLQAEVQQLQKRLTDLIEQRDAKAVSPDDDDIPLFQERGRA
- a CDS encoding sulfite exporter TauE/SafE family protein translates to MTDPLLAHLSDLLPFILIGFGAQVIDGALGMAYGVISSTLLLTLGVPPSRASASVHAAETFTTAVSALSHIAHRNVDWRLFARLVIPGIIGGITGAYILSNIDGSIIKPFVQIYLTAIGAYLIWRGFHLPPHPRNPKWVAPLGLFGGFMDATGGGGWGPIVTSNLLIQGASPRHTIGTVNTVEFVLTLSISLTFILHLGWQAFTTYTVGLLIGGVVAAPFGAVLARHIAPRLLFMAVGTILTLTSLFGVVKGLGYIG
- a CDS encoding hydrogen peroxide-inducible genes activator; translation: MSSYMPTLKQLQYLVALKQHGHFGKAADSCYVTQSTLSAGIRELESLIGVTLVERTRRVVRFTALGDRIVEKAHRVLREAEELAAIAEASGKPLTGELRMSVIPTIAPFLLPSLLPRLRAERPELKLYLREETSQTAIESLRHGNVDCVLLALPFPTGDLDSELLFQDRLYVAFPHDDPRDPPEWIAPDTIDETKLLLLEDGHCLKDHALAACNRPEIRSSAMMMGTSLHTLVQMVDNGLGMTIMPEMAINGGILDHTRITARPLRSDRSHRDIALVWRKNSPREKEFRLLAEILRDAADLPQPSVAA
- a CDS encoding molybdenum cofactor biosynthesis protein MoaE, whose translation is MNRISIQADDFDPAIELAALEATGGGGVASFTGIVRGENGLAALELHHYPAMTAPQVERIVEQAMARWPLLGIRIIHRFGRLEPGDRIVFVGTASRHRTAALESCAFLIDWLKSEAPFWKKEHFADGATAWVEARAEDDVKARGWIG
- the moaD gene encoding molybdopterin converting factor subunit 1; amino-acid sequence: MATLDILYFAWVREGVGRDAEQIERPAPDVTVAELISSLADRGGGYAEVLGDRQRLRAALDQRFVPLETPIGEAKELAIFPPVTGG
- the pgsA gene encoding CDP-diacylglycerol--glycerol-3-phosphate 3-phosphatidyltransferase, whose translation is MLTLPNLLTLSRIFTVPLLVALLWPAEVGARWTTGYALAFALYCLMGITDYFDGYLARAQGAVSRLGIFLDPIADKIMVGAVILMLAATRDIAGIHIAAAMIILLREIAVSGLREFLAGLQVSVPVSRLAKWKTAFQLIALGALILAGAVPHFPFVQLTGIATLWAAAILTLITGWDYLRVGIKHMD